A region of Deinococcus rubellus DNA encodes the following proteins:
- a CDS encoding OsmC family protein → MANIERKANARWSGDLKDGKGTLSTGSGVLQEQAYSFKTRFEDAPGTNPEELLAAAHSGCFTMQLAAMLAADGHPARLLATDATCVMEPAGAGFKITKMKLMVRGAVDGLDQVAFEVVVAKAAELCPLSQIMKGNVQIEHEAVLEN, encoded by the coding sequence ATGGCAAACATCGAACGCAAGGCCAATGCCCGCTGGTCAGGGGACCTCAAAGACGGCAAGGGCACCCTCAGCACCGGCAGCGGCGTGTTGCAGGAGCAGGCCTACAGCTTCAAGACCCGCTTCGAGGACGCCCCCGGCACCAACCCTGAGGAACTGCTGGCGGCGGCCCACAGCGGCTGCTTTACCATGCAGCTCGCGGCCATGCTGGCTGCCGACGGTCACCCGGCCCGGCTGCTCGCCACCGACGCCACCTGCGTCATGGAACCGGCGGGCGCAGGCTTCAAGATCACCAAGATGAAGCTGATGGTGCGCGGCGCGGTGGACGGTCTCGACCAGGTCGCCTTCGAAGTGGTGGTTGCCAAGGCCGCCGAACTTTGCCCGCTGAGCCAGATTATGAAAGGTAATGTGCAGATCGAACATGAGGCGGTGCTCGAAAACTAG
- a CDS encoding S-layer homology domain-containing protein — protein sequence MKHTLMSTTLTLLIGGSALAGGAGPAPIVTPAKPMPVAPAPKPMPAMPKPAMVMPPCTEGGWAKEAIDLVTSKGLFIGYPDGSFDWCNPITRQEVAQVLARLLAQMPANTFNPADLDVLRKGMQDALDGLKALTARVDAQDKAIADLQAALNNMPAPTAGAAGPAGETGPAGADGAAGPAGETGPAGADGAAGADGAAGADGAQGPAGPAGAQGEVGPAGADGADGADGADGADGADGAAGADGAQGIQGVQGEVGPQGPAGRDFVPPAAPFRYGNYIGASYYGVLQNAVGTMARVMVGNDSLFGNFGVRLTGDITVSGSTPGNSVSGILTYRGTTGRFDGILGVGGGYNLERPSTLTSATFGELLIGVDYRVLDRVALFGEARQHYYFDGTNDNISSVAAGLKFRF from the coding sequence ATGAAGCACACCCTGATGAGCACCACCCTGACCCTGCTGATCGGCGGCAGTGCGCTCGCTGGCGGCGCTGGCCCGGCCCCCATCGTGACCCCGGCCAAGCCCATGCCGGTTGCCCCCGCTCCCAAGCCCATGCCCGCCATGCCCAAGCCCGCCATGGTCATGCCGCCCTGCACTGAAGGCGGCTGGGCCAAGGAAGCCATCGATCTGGTCACGTCCAAGGGCCTGTTCATCGGCTACCCCGATGGCAGCTTCGACTGGTGCAACCCCATCACCCGTCAGGAAGTCGCCCAGGTGCTCGCCCGCCTGCTGGCCCAGATGCCTGCCAACACCTTCAATCCCGCCGACCTCGACGTGCTGCGTAAAGGCATGCAGGACGCGCTCGACGGCCTCAAGGCCCTCACCGCGCGGGTGGACGCCCAGGACAAGGCCATCGCCGACCTGCAAGCAGCCCTGAACAACATGCCCGCACCGACTGCCGGTGCAGCAGGTCCGGCAGGTGAAACTGGCCCGGCGGGTGCCGACGGCGCAGCTGGTCCGGCAGGCGAAACTGGCCCGGCGGGTGCGGACGGCGCAGCTGGAGCGGACGGCGCAGCCGGGGCGGACGGTGCCCAAGGCCCGGCAGGTCCGGCAGGTGCGCAGGGTGAAGTCGGCCCGGCGGGTGCGGATGGGGCCGATGGAGCGGACGGTGCTGACGGAGCCGATGGTGCGGACGGCGCAGCCGGGGCGGACGGTGCCCAGGGTATCCAGGGCGTGCAGGGCGAGGTCGGACCGCAAGGCCCGGCGGGGCGCGACTTCGTGCCGCCCGCCGCACCCTTCCGCTACGGCAACTACATCGGTGCGTCGTACTACGGCGTGTTGCAAAACGCCGTCGGCACAATGGCCCGCGTGATGGTCGGAAACGACTCGCTGTTCGGTAACTTCGGCGTGCGCCTGACCGGCGACATCACCGTGAGCGGCAGCACCCCCGGCAACAGTGTCTCGGGCATCCTGACCTACCGCGGCACCACCGGACGCTTCGACGGCATCCTGGGCGTGGGCGGCGGCTACAACCTCGAGCGCCCCTCGACGTTGACCAGCGCCACCTTCGGCGAACTGCTGATCGGCGTGGACTACCGCGTGCTCGATAGGGTCGCCCTGTTCGGCGAGGCCCGCCAGCACTACTACTTCGACGGCACCAACGACAACATCAGCTCGGTGGCCGCTGGTCTGAAGTTCCGCTTCTAA
- a CDS encoding alpha/beta hydrolase has product MSQPTSAQPWTFDVGGPALYGQHFAAPHERGAVLLTHGYAEHLGRYRRVIQGLTEMGLSVYSYDQRGHGQSPGARAVVDVDVLVGDHLRAREALRGLGVPLFAFGHSMGGLVTAASVLRDPRGLAGAVLSSPLLLVGEGESAALKALSGVLGRFFPSLPVTALESGGLSRIAEEVSAYDSDPQVYRGKVPALTAASMLRVSRQLTAQYPQWRLPTLIVHGSEDKLADVRGSRRFAETAGTALTPRPEIEYLEIEGGYHELFNDTVQAEVTARLLGWLEKQLNSEASAAPL; this is encoded by the coding sequence ATGTCACAACCCACCAGCGCCCAGCCCTGGACCTTCGATGTCGGCGGCCCCGCCCTGTACGGCCAGCACTTCGCGGCCCCCCACGAGCGGGGCGCAGTGCTGCTGACCCACGGGTACGCCGAACACCTGGGCCGCTACCGGCGGGTCATCCAGGGGCTGACGGAGATGGGGCTGAGCGTCTACAGCTACGACCAACGTGGACACGGCCAGTCGCCGGGCGCGCGGGCGGTGGTGGACGTGGACGTGCTGGTCGGCGATCATCTGCGGGCCAGGGAAGCGCTGCGCGGCCTGGGCGTGCCGCTGTTCGCCTTCGGGCACAGCATGGGCGGGCTGGTGACGGCGGCCTCGGTATTGCGCGACCCGCGCGGCCTGGCGGGAGCCGTCCTGTCGAGTCCCCTCTTACTGGTCGGCGAGGGCGAGAGCGCCGCCCTCAAAGCGCTCAGCGGCGTGCTGGGACGATTCTTTCCCAGCCTGCCGGTCACGGCACTCGAGTCGGGCGGCCTGTCGCGCATCGCCGAGGAAGTCAGCGCCTACGACAGCGACCCGCAGGTCTACCGGGGTAAGGTTCCGGCCCTGACGGCGGCCAGCATGCTGCGGGTCAGCCGCCAGCTCACGGCCCAGTATCCCCAGTGGCGCTTGCCCACGCTGATCGTACACGGCAGCGAGGACAAGCTGGCCGACGTACGCGGCTCGCGGCGCTTCGCCGAGACCGCGGGAACGGCCCTCACCCCCCGGCCCGAAATCGAGTATCTGGAAATTGAGGGCGGCTATCACGAACTGTTCAACGACACCGTGCAGGCCGAGGTCACCGCCCGGTTGCTGGGCTGGCTGGAGAAGCAACTGAACTCCGAAGCGTCTGCGGCCCCGCTATGA
- a CDS encoding PhzF family phenazine biosynthesis protein — translation MALTPSALPQSPFTQPVVLVDAFTSRAFRGNPAGVCLLTAPAEAGWMQLVARELNHAETAFVWPLDTGFSLRWMTPTTEVDLCGHATLAAAHALWESGVLAPHEVARFQTLSGALSARQIGDWIELDFPAEVAEETLPPLDLAELLGAPPLWVGKNRLDYLVELASAAQVRALSPDLGRFGPLGVRGVIVTAAGDDGYDMVSRGFFPNIGIPEDPVTGSAHCALAPFWAAKLGRLELSAYQASARGGELRLRLEGQRVKLLGQAVTTLRGFIAGPQTLRSSVASPASPATGR, via the coding sequence ATGGCCCTTACTCCGTCTGCTCTGCCCCAGTCCCCTTTCACTCAGCCGGTCGTCTTGGTAGACGCCTTCACGTCGCGCGCTTTCCGGGGCAATCCGGCGGGCGTCTGCCTGCTCACTGCGCCTGCGGAAGCTGGTTGGATGCAGCTCGTCGCCCGTGAACTCAACCACGCCGAGACCGCCTTCGTCTGGCCGCTGGACACCGGATTCTCACTGCGGTGGATGACCCCCACCACCGAGGTGGATCTGTGTGGGCACGCAACGCTGGCCGCCGCACATGCGCTGTGGGAAAGCGGAGTGCTGGCTCCACATGAGGTGGCCCGCTTCCAGACGCTCAGCGGTGCCCTCAGTGCCCGTCAGATCGGCGACTGGATAGAGCTGGACTTTCCCGCCGAGGTGGCTGAGGAAACACTGCCGCCCCTTGATCTGGCTGAACTGCTCGGCGCACCGCCGCTGTGGGTGGGCAAGAACCGCCTGGATTATCTGGTGGAACTCGCCTCGGCCGCGCAAGTGCGCGCCCTCAGTCCCGATCTGGGCCGTTTTGGGCCACTGGGCGTGCGCGGCGTCATCGTCACGGCGGCGGGCGACGACGGCTACGACATGGTGTCGCGCGGGTTTTTCCCCAATATCGGCATTCCTGAGGATCCGGTCACAGGATCGGCCCACTGCGCCCTCGCGCCGTTCTGGGCGGCCAAACTGGGTCGCCTCGAACTGAGCGCCTATCAGGCGTCGGCGCGCGGCGGCGAGTTGCGTCTGAGGCTGGAAGGCCAGCGGGTCAAGCTGCTGGGTCAGGCGGTGACGACGCTGCGGGGATTCATAGCGGGGCCGCAGACGCTTCGGAGTTCAGTTGCTTCTCCAGCCAGCCCAGCAACCGGGCGGTGA